Proteins encoded within one genomic window of Citricoccus muralis:
- a CDS encoding LLM class flavin-dependent oxidoreductase translates to MSFPISILDLALVRSQQSISEAVAESVELAQLAEQQGFHRIWFAEHHNMPGIASSATSVLLAHVAAHTDRIRLGSGGVMLPNHSPLVIAEQFGTLAELHGDRIDLGVGRAPGTDQRTLHALRRDHSSADSFPQDVLELIGYLHGESRIPGIDAYPGKGTRVPVWILGSSHFGAQLAAQLGLGYAFASHFAPQMLESAARIYRESFESQDGSEPWFIAAVNVIAADTEEQAHAAFEQAQRDRIRMMLGRGRSLTEDEVTMLMHSPGGEQVLSMLKYSAVGTPETVREYLNQFRERVQADELIITNMAPELSARRRTLELLGQAP, encoded by the coding sequence CTGTCCTTCCCCATCTCGATCCTCGACCTCGCTCTGGTGCGCAGCCAGCAGAGCATTTCCGAGGCCGTGGCCGAATCGGTAGAGCTGGCCCAGCTCGCCGAACAGCAGGGGTTCCACCGCATCTGGTTCGCGGAGCACCACAACATGCCGGGCATCGCGTCGTCGGCCACCTCGGTGTTGCTGGCGCACGTGGCGGCACATACCGACCGTATTCGTCTGGGGTCCGGTGGCGTCATGCTGCCGAACCACTCGCCGCTGGTCATCGCCGAGCAATTCGGCACCCTGGCCGAGTTGCACGGGGACCGGATTGACCTGGGCGTGGGCCGGGCACCGGGCACCGACCAGCGCACCCTGCATGCCCTCCGGCGTGATCACTCTTCGGCCGATTCCTTCCCCCAGGATGTTTTGGAGCTGATCGGCTACCTCCACGGCGAATCCCGCATTCCCGGCATCGATGCCTACCCGGGTAAGGGCACTCGGGTTCCGGTGTGGATCTTGGGGTCCTCCCATTTCGGCGCGCAGCTGGCAGCACAACTGGGCCTGGGTTACGCCTTCGCCTCCCACTTTGCCCCGCAGATGCTGGAGTCCGCCGCCCGGATCTACCGAGAGTCCTTCGAGTCCCAGGATGGCTCCGAGCCCTGGTTCATCGCCGCGGTCAACGTGATTGCCGCAGACACCGAAGAGCAAGCACACGCGGCCTTCGAGCAGGCCCAGCGCGACCGCATCCGGATGATGCTCGGCCGCGGCCGTTCCCTGACCGAAGACGAGGTGACCATGCTGATGCACTCCCCCGGCGGCGAGCAAGTGTTGAGCATGCTCAAGTACTCCGCCGTGGGCACGCCCGAGACGGTACGCGAGTATCTGAACCAGTTCAGAGAGCGCGTCCAGGCTGACGAGCTGATCATCACTAATATGGCACCCGAGCTCTCCGCTCGGCGCCGCACCCTCGAACTGCTCGGTCAGGCCCCGTAG
- a CDS encoding glutamine synthetase family protein, with the protein MDRQQEFVLRTIEDRDVRFVRLWFTDVTGTLKSVALAPAEVENAFQEGLGFDGSSIDGYTRIFESDMLLAPDASTFQILPWRGQDEPTSRMFCDVQTPDGASSAADPRNVLRRALDKAGDMGFTCYTHPEIEFYLLKSHHLDTSGLPVPVDQAGYFDHVPGGVAQDFRRHVVSMLEAIGISVEFSHHENGPGQNEIDLRAADALTTADNIMTFRTVVKEVAQLQGSYATFMPKPFGDHPGSGMHTHFSLFEGDSNAFYEPSAEYKLSTTGRRFIAGLLHHSVELSAITHQFVNSYKRLWGGGEAPAYVSWGHNNRSALVRVPLYKPDKAGSARVEYRGIDSAANPYLAYAALISAGLKGIEEEYELPEAAVEDISALTSHERRVLGHDPLPGTLHDALRVMEDSEFVAEVLGEQVFENFLRNKRQEWDDYRVNVSPYELQRYLGIL; encoded by the coding sequence ATGGATCGTCAGCAAGAGTTCGTCCTACGCACCATCGAGGATCGCGACGTGCGTTTTGTGCGCCTGTGGTTCACGGATGTGACGGGAACACTAAAATCGGTAGCGCTGGCCCCGGCCGAGGTCGAGAACGCCTTCCAAGAGGGGCTGGGATTCGACGGCTCCTCCATCGATGGGTACACCCGGATCTTTGAGTCAGACATGCTGCTGGCGCCGGATGCTTCCACGTTCCAGATTCTGCCGTGGCGCGGACAGGACGAGCCGACGTCGCGCATGTTCTGTGATGTGCAGACCCCCGACGGGGCCTCCTCGGCCGCAGACCCGCGCAATGTGCTGCGCCGCGCCCTGGACAAAGCCGGCGATATGGGGTTCACCTGCTACACCCACCCCGAGATCGAGTTCTATCTACTGAAATCCCATCACCTGGATACCAGCGGTCTGCCGGTGCCGGTGGATCAGGCCGGCTACTTTGATCACGTGCCGGGTGGGGTGGCCCAAGATTTTCGTCGCCACGTCGTGTCGATGCTGGAAGCCATCGGGATCTCGGTGGAATTCAGCCACCACGAGAACGGCCCCGGTCAGAACGAGATCGACCTGCGCGCCGCCGATGCGCTGACGACCGCGGATAACATCATGACCTTCCGCACCGTGGTGAAGGAAGTCGCTCAGCTGCAGGGCAGCTACGCCACCTTCATGCCCAAGCCGTTCGGCGACCACCCCGGATCCGGGATGCACACCCACTTCTCGCTGTTCGAGGGCGACTCCAACGCCTTCTACGAGCCCAGCGCAGAGTACAAACTCTCGACCACGGGCCGCAGGTTTATTGCCGGGCTGTTGCATCATTCGGTCGAGCTCTCGGCGATCACCCACCAGTTCGTGAACTCCTACAAGCGGCTGTGGGGCGGAGGAGAAGCCCCGGCCTATGTGTCGTGGGGGCATAACAACCGCTCCGCTTTGGTGCGCGTTCCTCTCTACAAGCCGGACAAGGCGGGTTCCGCTCGAGTGGAGTACCGCGGTATCGACTCCGCGGCGAACCCTTACCTGGCTTATGCTGCGCTGATTTCGGCCGGGTTGAAGGGGATCGAGGAAGAATACGAGCTTCCCGAAGCAGCTGTGGAAGACATTTCGGCACTGACCTCGCACGAACGCCGAGTTCTGGGTCACGACCCGCTGCCCGGCACGTTGCACGATGCGTTGCGGGTGATGGAAGACTCCGAATTCGTCGCCGAGGTGCTCGGTGAGCAGGTCTTTGAGAACTTCCTGCGCAATAAGCGTCAGGAATGGGATGACTACCGGGTGAACGTTTCTCCGTACGAGCTGCAGCGCTATCTCGGGATTCTGTGA
- the nrdR gene encoding transcriptional regulator NrdR gives MHCPFCRHEESRVVDSRSLDDGTAIRRRRQCQSCGKRFTTMETTALTVVKRSGVAEPFDRSKVINGVRKACQGRPVSNDDLAVLAQEVEEAIRSTGNSEVDAHDVGLAILGPLRQLDQVAYLRFASVYQDFENLQDFEKAIHELREHPGAREILQPKLFTR, from the coding sequence ATGCACTGTCCGTTCTGTCGTCACGAGGAGTCCCGTGTGGTGGACTCTCGTTCCTTAGACGACGGCACGGCCATTCGCCGGCGGCGCCAGTGCCAGTCCTGCGGTAAGCGATTCACCACCATGGAGACCACCGCGCTGACCGTCGTCAAGCGCTCCGGTGTGGCCGAGCCATTCGATCGATCGAAGGTCATCAACGGTGTCCGCAAGGCGTGCCAAGGTCGTCCCGTCTCCAACGACGACCTGGCCGTGTTGGCGCAGGAAGTCGAAGAGGCGATTCGCTCGACGGGCAACTCCGAAGTTGACGCCCATGATGTGGGGTTGGCCATTCTTGGACCGCTGCGACAGCTCGACCAGGTAGCGTACTTGCGTTTCGCCTCGGTCTACCAGGACTTCGAAAATCTACAAGACTTCGAGAAGGCGATCCACGAACTTCGTGAACACCCGGGCGCACGGGAGATCCTGCAGCCCAAACTGTTCACGCGCTAA
- a CDS encoding bifunctional [glutamine synthetase] adenylyltransferase/[glutamine synthetase]-adenylyl-L-tyrosine phosphorylase, giving the protein MPGPASDRPTIIGGTELRRRDLIAAGFSDLERALQFLDSHELEGSDRALLLRSMRSVADADQALLLLLRLLDRAPQLQSLVVAPSSTDTPAGERQLVTLLRLLGASEALAEFLIRRPEHLDLILEPEQAASTAPALYGLELEPEDRDPAAEVRRLLLEAVGADADSQNPPRATLTGKDAAVALRVAYRRQIVAITLQDVMAPDPVEAQPAVSRWLADIAAAAVEAALAVARAEAVEKHGDAVDQVRLSVLGMGKCGARELNYISDVDVIFVHEEPEEHQGIAEELAAGISVHINRPAAEPGLWEVDANLRPEGKDGALSRTVESHLEYYRRWAHTWEFQALLKARPIAGDGELAQQYLDGIHPLVWDASSREGFVEQVRSMRRRVMDNIASRDKEREIKLGAGGLRDVEFSVQLLQLVHGKTDETLHVHGTEDAITALRDGVYIGRADAEDLARAYRYLRLLEHRIQLVHMRRTHLMPEQEEALRVLARAIEPADRPATQVMNAAQLQASWHQTRRRVQELHQRIFYRPLLSSVASLSADEVQLTPEAVQQRLAALGYRAPSGAMRHIEALSAGVSRRATLQRQLLPALLAWMANGADPDGGLLGFRRLSESLGNSPWFLRMLRDSSAAAERLCHVLSSSRFLSDMLEHAPDAAAWLDQDRHLVPRSLEDQLQEMRAVVVRHPKADSAMRQVRLIRRREILRTALSDATGVSDLKTVCHALADIDQAAVVAALKIVVREAGEDRAADLAIVAMGRQGGREITYGSDLDVMFVQRATGAGAPEDAQKQGIEMAKRLTTLLKAPLTPAIPLEPLLMIDADLRPEGKKGPLVRSLDSYREYYHRWGEIWEVQALLRARPIAGPDDFQQEITAWADSVRYDTEVAGTQLREIRRIKARVEAERLPRGADPARHIKLGRGGLSDVEWLVQTLQLQHAGDYESLHETGTMPALEALTSIGALDREEASQLAEAWRLATRVRAASVLWTGKTSDVLPTNRDDLEAIARWCGYEPGRASELEEDYLRTTRRARSVFDRRFYGA; this is encoded by the coding sequence GTGCCAGGCCCAGCCAGCGATCGACCGACCATCATCGGAGGGACTGAGCTGCGCCGACGCGATCTGATTGCGGCCGGATTTTCCGACCTCGAACGCGCCCTGCAGTTCCTCGACTCCCACGAGCTCGAAGGCAGTGACCGCGCCTTACTGTTGCGCTCCATGCGCTCGGTCGCCGACGCTGATCAAGCACTGTTGCTGCTCTTGCGGCTACTCGATCGGGCCCCGCAACTGCAGTCCTTGGTGGTAGCGCCGTCGTCGACCGATACCCCAGCGGGCGAACGGCAACTAGTGACGCTGCTGCGTCTGTTGGGCGCTTCGGAAGCTCTCGCAGAGTTCCTCATCCGACGGCCCGAGCACCTCGACCTGATCCTCGAGCCGGAGCAGGCGGCTTCGACGGCCCCGGCACTGTACGGTCTCGAGCTGGAACCCGAGGACCGGGACCCCGCGGCGGAAGTGCGGCGACTACTGCTGGAAGCGGTCGGCGCCGATGCCGACTCACAGAACCCGCCCCGGGCCACCCTCACCGGCAAGGATGCCGCTGTGGCCCTTCGCGTGGCGTATCGGCGGCAGATCGTGGCGATCACCCTCCAAGATGTGATGGCTCCGGATCCGGTGGAGGCTCAACCCGCTGTCTCTCGCTGGCTGGCGGATATTGCCGCCGCGGCGGTAGAAGCAGCGTTGGCGGTGGCCCGTGCCGAGGCCGTGGAGAAGCACGGAGACGCCGTCGACCAGGTGCGACTGAGCGTGCTCGGCATGGGTAAATGCGGCGCCCGCGAGCTGAACTACATTTCCGACGTCGACGTCATTTTCGTCCATGAGGAGCCCGAAGAACACCAGGGGATCGCCGAGGAACTGGCGGCGGGAATCTCGGTGCACATCAATCGGCCCGCCGCTGAGCCGGGGCTGTGGGAAGTGGACGCCAACCTTCGTCCGGAAGGCAAAGACGGTGCGCTGTCGCGGACGGTGGAATCCCATCTGGAGTACTACCGACGCTGGGCTCACACCTGGGAGTTTCAGGCGCTGCTCAAGGCCCGGCCGATTGCCGGCGACGGCGAGCTCGCTCAACAGTATCTGGACGGCATCCATCCGCTGGTGTGGGATGCCTCCTCCCGCGAAGGCTTCGTGGAGCAGGTACGCTCCATGCGTCGGCGGGTGATGGACAATATCGCCAGTCGTGACAAAGAACGCGAGATTAAACTCGGCGCCGGAGGGTTGCGCGACGTCGAATTCAGCGTGCAGTTGCTGCAGCTGGTGCATGGCAAGACCGATGAAACCCTGCATGTGCATGGCACCGAAGACGCCATCACCGCCCTGCGCGACGGGGTGTACATCGGCCGCGCCGATGCCGAGGATCTGGCTCGTGCCTATCGGTATCTGCGGCTGCTGGAACATCGCATCCAGCTGGTGCACATGCGCCGGACCCACCTCATGCCGGAGCAGGAGGAGGCGCTGCGCGTGCTCGCCCGGGCCATTGAGCCCGCAGACCGGCCCGCCACGCAGGTGATGAATGCCGCGCAACTGCAAGCCTCCTGGCACCAGACCCGCCGTCGCGTCCAGGAGCTGCATCAGCGGATCTTCTACCGGCCACTGTTGTCCTCCGTGGCCAGCCTGTCCGCCGACGAGGTCCAGCTGACGCCGGAAGCGGTGCAACAGCGGCTGGCTGCCCTGGGTTATCGCGCTCCGTCGGGGGCGATGCGCCATATTGAGGCGCTTTCGGCCGGGGTGTCGCGGAGGGCCACGCTGCAACGTCAACTCTTGCCGGCGTTGCTGGCGTGGATGGCCAACGGCGCGGACCCCGACGGAGGGCTGCTGGGGTTCCGTCGACTCAGCGAATCGCTGGGGAACTCGCCCTGGTTCTTGCGGATGCTACGGGATTCCTCGGCGGCCGCGGAGCGACTGTGCCATGTGCTGAGCTCGTCACGTTTCCTCTCCGACATGCTGGAACACGCCCCGGACGCCGCGGCGTGGCTGGACCAGGACCGGCACCTGGTGCCGCGGAGCCTGGAGGACCAACTGCAGGAGATGCGCGCTGTCGTTGTGCGTCACCCGAAAGCCGATTCCGCGATGCGACAGGTCCGGTTGATTCGTCGTCGCGAGATTCTACGCACGGCCCTGTCGGACGCCACGGGCGTGAGCGATCTGAAAACGGTGTGTCACGCCCTGGCCGATATCGACCAGGCCGCTGTGGTGGCCGCTCTGAAGATCGTGGTGCGCGAAGCCGGTGAGGACCGCGCAGCTGATCTCGCCATCGTGGCTATGGGCCGCCAAGGCGGACGGGAGATCACCTACGGTTCCGACCTGGACGTGATGTTCGTCCAGCGAGCCACCGGCGCAGGGGCCCCGGAGGATGCTCAGAAGCAGGGCATAGAGATGGCCAAGCGGCTGACCACCCTGCTCAAAGCGCCACTGACGCCGGCAATTCCGCTCGAGCCGCTCCTGATGATCGACGCCGACCTGCGTCCGGAGGGCAAGAAGGGTCCACTGGTGCGCTCGTTGGATTCTTACCGCGAGTACTATCACCGCTGGGGTGAGATCTGGGAAGTGCAGGCCCTGCTGCGGGCGCGCCCGATTGCCGGGCCGGACGACTTTCAGCAGGAGATCACCGCCTGGGCAGACTCGGTGCGCTATGACACAGAAGTGGCGGGAACCCAGCTGCGGGAGATCCGTCGGATCAAGGCGCGGGTGGAAGCCGAACGGTTACCCCGTGGAGCGGACCCGGCACGACACATCAAGCTCGGTCGCGGCGGGCTCTCGGACGTGGAGTGGCTGGTACAGACCCTGCAGCTGCAACACGCCGGAGACTATGAGAGCCTGCACGAGACCGGCACGATGCCAGCACTAGAGGCGTTGACCAGTATTGGAGCCCTGGACCGGGAGGAAGCGAGCCAGCTGGCCGAGGCGTGGCGGTTGGCCACTCGGGTGCGTGCGGCCAGCGTTTTGTGGACCGGGAAGACCTCAGACGTGTTGCCCACCAACCGTGACGATCTGGAAGCGATCGCCCGTTGGTGCGGGTACGAACCGGGCAGAGCCTCAGAGTTGGAAGAGGACTACTTGCGCACCACGCGCCGCGCCCGGTCCGTGTTCGACCGCCGGTTCTACGGGGCCTGA
- the ppgK gene encoding polyphosphate--glucose phosphotransferase produces MADSSGKSSTYIGIDIGGTGIKGGIVRLKSGHDTNGELHGSRFRIPTPRPATPEHVADTVAEIVAELDSRPKAPQSSNPVGICFPAVIHHGICLSANNIDPSWVGAEVADLFSARLEREVRVLNDADAAGLAESRFGAGVDKAGTVLTITLGTGIGSALVHDGVLIPNLELGSLEFWGGSMAEKKASAAAREREDLDWQVYAKERLQPYLTHVERLFSPDLVIIGGGISKRPDDFMPYLSLRAPIVTADMTNNAGIIGAALFASEASASN; encoded by the coding sequence ATGGCCGATTCGTCCGGCAAGTCCAGCACCTACATCGGCATCGACATCGGTGGCACCGGCATTAAGGGCGGCATCGTCCGGCTGAAGTCGGGGCACGACACCAACGGGGAGCTACACGGTTCGCGTTTCCGGATTCCTACCCCGCGGCCAGCCACCCCGGAGCACGTGGCCGACACGGTAGCCGAGATCGTCGCCGAGCTGGATTCCCGTCCCAAGGCGCCGCAGTCGTCCAACCCGGTGGGCATCTGCTTCCCTGCGGTCATCCACCACGGGATTTGCCTCTCCGCGAACAACATCGACCCTTCCTGGGTGGGTGCCGAAGTCGCCGACCTGTTCTCGGCTCGACTGGAGCGCGAAGTACGCGTGCTTAATGACGCCGATGCCGCCGGACTGGCGGAATCGCGCTTCGGCGCCGGAGTAGACAAAGCAGGCACCGTCCTGACCATTACCCTGGGCACCGGCATCGGTTCTGCCTTGGTCCATGATGGCGTGCTGATTCCCAATCTCGAGCTTGGTTCCCTGGAATTCTGGGGCGGTAGTATGGCCGAGAAGAAAGCTTCGGCAGCCGCACGTGAGCGTGAGGACCTGGACTGGCAGGTCTACGCCAAAGAGCGCCTGCAACCCTATCTGACTCACGTGGAGCGACTCTTTTCACCGGACCTGGTGATCATCGGAGGCGGCATTTCCAAGCGTCCGGATGATTTCATGCCTTACCTGTCACTCCGCGCCCCCATCGTGACGGCCGACATGACGAACAACGCCGGCATCATCGGAGCAGCGCTGTTCGCTTCCGAGGCTTCAGCCAGCAACTAA
- the map gene encoding type I methionyl aminopeptidase, translating to MTENDLLSTASTTGLEAPAPGSDASHNHPVDGPDRGQPGSRAPRGRLVPGTISAERFVPARIARPEYVGKKTADEGKAGDVYDAAGIERIRTAGRIASQALDALEEYIRPGVTTDELDVIAHQFLIEAGAYPSCLSYKGFPKSICTSLNEVVCHGIPDSTVLEDGDLLNVDITAYYDGVHGDTNRTFRVGTVDEETDLLIERTHEAMMRGIRAVKPGREINVIGRTIESYAKRFGYGVVKDFVGHGVGVEFHSGLIVPHYDAAPAYNTVMVPGMVFTIEPMIALGGIEWDLWDDGWTVTTRDRSRTAQFEHTLVVTEDGTDILTLS from the coding sequence ATGACCGAGAATGATCTGCTCTCCACCGCGTCCACCACCGGCTTGGAAGCCCCGGCACCGGGAAGCGACGCCAGCCACAACCATCCGGTGGACGGGCCCGATCGAGGCCAGCCCGGCTCACGCGCGCCCCGCGGCCGGCTCGTCCCGGGAACGATCTCGGCCGAGCGCTTCGTCCCGGCCCGCATTGCTCGCCCGGAATACGTCGGGAAGAAGACCGCCGACGAGGGCAAAGCCGGGGACGTCTACGATGCCGCCGGCATCGAGAGGATCCGGACCGCAGGACGCATCGCGTCCCAAGCTCTCGACGCCCTCGAAGAGTACATCCGCCCCGGCGTCACCACCGATGAGCTCGACGTCATCGCCCACCAGTTCCTCATCGAGGCCGGTGCCTACCCTTCATGCTTGTCGTACAAGGGGTTCCCCAAGTCGATCTGCACCTCGCTCAACGAGGTGGTCTGCCACGGCATCCCCGATTCCACCGTCCTGGAAGACGGAGACCTGCTCAACGTCGACATCACTGCGTACTACGACGGCGTCCACGGTGACACCAATCGCACCTTCCGAGTGGGTACCGTCGACGAAGAAACCGATCTGCTCATCGAACGCACCCATGAGGCCATGATGCGCGGCATCCGCGCGGTGAAGCCCGGGCGCGAAATCAACGTCATCGGCCGGACTATCGAGTCCTACGCCAAACGCTTCGGCTACGGCGTGGTGAAGGATTTCGTCGGGCATGGGGTCGGCGTCGAGTTCCACTCTGGGCTCATCGTGCCGCATTATGATGCCGCACCGGCCTACAACACTGTGATGGTGCCGGGAATGGTGTTTACCATTGAACCGATGATCGCGCTGGGCGGGATCGAGTGGGACCTATGGGACGACGGCTGGACCGTCACCACACGTGACCGCAGCCGGACGGCACAGTTCGAGCACACGCTCGTGGTGACCGAAGACGGCACCGACATCCTGACCCTGTCCTGA
- a CDS encoding SPOR domain-containing protein → MTEYWFNVETHQVEEGPQSDWSKLLGPYETREAAQQALSKVQANNERWDEDEEDE, encoded by the coding sequence ATGACTGAGTATTGGTTCAACGTAGAAACCCACCAGGTCGAAGAAGGTCCGCAGTCCGACTGGTCGAAACTGCTCGGGCCCTATGAGACCCGTGAAGCAGCACAACAGGCCCTGTCGAAGGTGCAGGCCAACAATGAGCGTTGGGACGAGGACGAGGAAGACGAATAA
- the panB gene encoding 3-methyl-2-oxobutanoate hydroxymethyltransferase: MADSTPRKFRTVHFQQAKDEGRRFAMLTCYDAITAGLFDQSGIEMLLIGDSVGNTVLGHATTLPVTLDDIITFSQAVVRGTERAFVVADLPFGSYEVSPAQAVESGVRLVKESGISAVKIEGGSEYTDHVRALVSAGVAVIGHIGFTPQSENVLGGYRIQGRDDDAAAAMVEDALALQEAGAFAILMEMVPAAVARRVDEALRVPTIGIGAGSDTTGQVLVWQDMLGLRQGKMARFVKQYAQLHTVVTDAVSTYHREVLEGSFPSEEHGY, from the coding sequence ATGGCCGACTCGACTCCTCGGAAATTCCGCACTGTCCATTTCCAGCAGGCAAAAGACGAAGGGCGCCGCTTCGCGATGCTCACCTGTTACGACGCGATCACCGCTGGCCTCTTCGACCAGTCTGGCATCGAAATGCTGCTCATCGGTGATTCGGTGGGCAACACGGTGTTGGGTCATGCCACCACCCTGCCGGTCACCCTGGACGACATCATCACCTTTTCTCAAGCAGTCGTCCGCGGCACCGAGCGCGCCTTCGTGGTGGCCGATCTGCCCTTTGGTAGCTACGAGGTCTCCCCCGCCCAGGCCGTGGAGTCCGGAGTCCGGCTCGTCAAAGAGTCGGGCATCTCGGCGGTCAAGATCGAAGGCGGGTCGGAGTACACGGATCACGTGCGCGCCCTGGTTTCCGCCGGTGTTGCCGTCATCGGACACATCGGGTTCACCCCGCAGTCGGAGAACGTGCTGGGCGGCTATCGCATTCAGGGACGCGACGACGACGCCGCGGCCGCCATGGTCGAGGACGCTCTGGCTCTCCAGGAAGCCGGGGCCTTCGCAATCCTGATGGAAATGGTGCCCGCCGCCGTGGCGCGCCGCGTGGACGAGGCACTGCGCGTGCCCACCATCGGCATCGGCGCCGGCTCCGACACTACCGGCCAGGTGCTGGTCTGGCAGGACATGCTGGGGTTGCGCCAGGGCAAGATGGCGCGTTTCGTGAAGCAGTACGCACAGCTACACACCGTCGTCACCGATGCGGTCTCCACCTACCACCGCGAGGTACTCGAGGGCAGCTTCCCTTCCGAAGAGCACGGCTACTAA